Proteins co-encoded in one Papaver somniferum cultivar HN1 chromosome 5, ASM357369v1, whole genome shotgun sequence genomic window:
- the LOC113280080 gene encoding receptor-like protein EIX2, which produces MAFLHNNTPVVSLHLLSVHLYFFFFLLISIAQYPLASHCCHDEDRSALLNFKSSLNDPSNRLSSWKHQNCCDWHGIRCSNDSFRVVSIDLRNTPLEDYIKETEQPAAFVDPPSTSLTGKFSASILKLAHLQYLDLAYNNFQESQISRLFSNLTTLTHLDLSFSNFSNLLSTQFSNLSSLQYLDLSCIGSIYATSCLQISSTKWARGLVNLKVLRLSGIELNAWYPVQLANLTSLSILDLSGCNLYSSSGSIPYLPQLKEFDVSYNQDLHVDLNRMFEHEWPNLNKLWISQTLVNKSIPSSISNAPLLVSLSASSCSIHGSLPSLFYNLSRLQYLDLSYNSITGDLRSSISNLNFLYDLDLSNNNFQGSIPKSICEIFSLQALQVSYNNITGILPSCMSKLKNLEYFGAAQNKIAGNVSLFSLIGENLIELDMRFNSQLNLDMRWLHLDQRKLSLRSLRLLSCNLKGSFPISLCNLTNLVFLGLSENSLTGTIPSCLFKLKNLRKIFLSGNKLEGSVPLPPQGVERFDLSKNKFSGEISLEFGKRLSDAYTIILAGNELSGSIPLTLCPAEPGDGFTSIQVIDLSNNKLSGTIPSNIGYCESLVRLQLGNNNLTGKVPDELKLLKQMKFLQLNNNLLVGTPLNVICEFDRLEFLNLANNSFEGSIPAALGSLEYLRFLSLRSNKFNGSIPEEIIHLQKLQLLDLSLNNFTGDIPNKLGNLSGMIITSYLLPEDLGDVQLYLATKGIMIQIQQLNNYSSSIDLSCNHLHGDIPKEIGSLTLLNSLNLSNNHFSDGIPASIGNLSGLQSLDLSSNNLSGHIPQSLAVIDTLAVLNLSSNKLSGKIPRSPHFDTLSVEGYAFSGNELLCGYPIKNLCDPKASTGDANPSNEFDEVDGEGVEEKLLLYAIIALGFIVGFWGFFLILFLKRQKWWFPYWKIVDSVAVKIIKIVSHPGKKIP; this is translated from the coding sequence ATGGCTTTTCTCCATAATAATACTCCAGTTGTGTCACTTCATCTCCTCTCTGTTcatctttatttcttcttctttttattgatCAGCATCGCTCAATACCCACTAGCTTCACACTGCTGCCATGACGAGGATAGAAGTGCTCTTTTAAACTTTAAATCATCTTTGAACGACCCTTCAAATCGtttatcatcatggaaacaccaAAACTGTTGTGATTGGCATGGCATTAGATGTTCCAATGACTCATTTCGGGTTGTCTCGATTGATCTTCGGAACACCCCCCTTGAAGATTACATCAAAGAAACCGAACAGCCTGCTGCCTTTGTTGATCCGCCAAGCACTTCGCTGACGGGTAAATTTTCTGCTTCCATTTTGAAACTTGCTCATTTGCAGTATCTTGATCTTGCCTACAATAATTTTCAGGAATCACAAATCTCACGTCTGTTTTCTAATCTAACAACACTTACTCACCTCGATCTCTCCTTCTCAAATTTTTCAAACTTACTCTCAACACAATTCTCCAACCTATCATCTTTACAATACCTCGACTTGTCTTGCATAGGATCAATTTACGCAACCTCTTGCTTGCAAATATCATCTACAAAATGGGCGAGAGGTTTAGTGAATCTCAAGGTATTAAGGTTGAGTGGTATTGAACTCAACGCTTGGTATCCAGTTCAGCTGGCTAATTTAACTTCACTTTCTATTCTTGATTTATCTGGCTGTAATCTATATAGTTCATCAGGTTCAATCCCTTATCTTCCTCAACTCAAAGAGTTTGACGTGAGTTATAATCAGGATCTTCATGTCGATCTAAACAGGATGTTCGAACATGAATGGCCTAATCTAAACAAACTTTGGATATCACaaactttagtaaacaaatcaaTTCCGAGCTCAATATCAAATGCACCGTTATTGGTCAGTCTTTCTGCATCTTCTTGTTCAATTCATGGATCTCTACCTTCTTTATTCTATAATCTCTCTCGACTCCAATATCTCGACCTCTCTTACAATTCCATAACAGGTGATCTCCGTTCTTCGATCTCCAACTTAAACTTCCTTTACGATCTCGACTTGTCTAACAATAATTTCCAAGGATCCATACCAAAATCAATCTGTGAAATTTTCTCTCTTCAAGCGCTTCAAGTGTCATATAATAATATAACAGGAATTCTGCCAAGCTGCATGTCAAAGCTCAAAAACCTTGAGTACTTTGGAGCTGCCCAGAACAAAATTGCGGGCAATGTTTCTTTGTTCTCTTTGATCGGTGAAAACCTTATTGAACTGGATATGAGGTTTAATAGTCAGCTAAACCTAGATATGAGGTGGTTACATTTGGATCAACGTAAGCTTAGTCTGAGATCTCTAAGGTTGTTGTCATGCAATCTCAAAGGATCATTCCCTATTTCCTTGTGTAATCTGACCAATCTTGTGTTTTTGGGTCTGTCTGAAAATAGTTTGACAGGAACTATCCCTTCTTGTCTCTTCAAACTCAAAAATCTTCGTAAGATATTTCTGTCAGGGAACAAACTTGAGGGTTCAGTGCCTCTTCCACCTCAAGGTGTGGAGAggtttgatttatcaaagaacaagttcagTGGTGAAATCTCATTAGAATTTGGAAAAAGACTTTCTGATGCTTACACCATCATTCTAGCTGGTAATGAGCTTTCAGGTTCAATTCCGCTTACTCTATGTCCGGCAGAGCCAGGAGATGGCTTCACATCTATTCAAGTTATTGATCTGTCTAACAACAAACTATCTGGGACCATACCTTCAAACATAGGGTACTGCGAAAGCCTTGTTCGTCTACAACTTGGCAACAACAATCTCACCGGCAAAGTTCCAGATGAGCTTAAATTATTAAAACAGATGAAGTTTCTCCAGCTGAACAACAACCTGCTCGTTGGTACTCCTCTTAATGTCATCTGTGAATTTGACCGGTTGGAATTTCTTAACTTGGCGAATAACAGCTTTGAAGGCAGTATACCAGCTGCTCTTGGTTCACTCGAGTACTTAAGATTTCTTTCTTTAAGGTCAAACAAATTTAATGGATCCATACCCGAAGAGATTATTCATTTACAGAAACTCCAGCTATTAGATTTATCGCTAAACAATTTCACAGGCGATATTCCGAACAAATTAGGGAACTTGAGTGGAATGATCATAACCAGTTATTTACTTCCAGAAGATCTTGGTGATGTTCAACTGTACTTGGCAACCAAAGGGATCATGATACAGATCCAGCAATTAAACAACTACAGCTCATCGATTGATCTATCATGCAATCATCTACACGGAGACATTCCAAAAGAGATAGGATCGTTAACATTGCTTAACTCACTTAATCTGTCTAATAATCATTTCTCTGATGGTATCCCAGCAAGTATCGGAAATTTGTCTGGGCTACAGTCTCTGGATTTGAGTTCCAATAATCTGTCCGGGCATATCCCACAATCTTTGGCAGTAATTGATACTCTTGCGGTTCTAAATTTATCTTCTAATAAGTTGAGCGGCAAGATTCCTCGTAGTCCTCACTTTGATACATTAAGTGTGGAGGGCTATGCTTTTTCTGGGAATGAGTTATTATGTGGATATCCTATAAAAAATCTTTGCGATCCCAAAGCTAGTACAGGGGATGCTAACCCTTCAAATGAGTTTGATGAAGTCGATGGAGAGGGTGTAGAAGAGAAGTTGCTGTTGTATGCTATTATTGCGTTGGGTTTTATAGTTGGATTTTGgggtttttttcttattttgtttctaAAAAGACAAAAATGGTGGTTTCCCTATTGGAAAATTGTTGATTCTGTTGCTGTAAAAATAATCAAAATTGTTTCTCATCCCGGGAAAAAAATCCCGTAG
- the LOC113278148 gene encoding purine permease 3-like, whose amino-acid sequence MVDAESNEEFTKENSNKEEGYHESSNIRSSSVMRWGLLLISCICGFIGTVGGPLLLRLYFMHGGSRRWLSSWLDMSGFPILFIPLTILYFRRDRTLPNIDFFASRKLLLCAALIGIAQGIGNFMYSYGISFLPVSTICLLVTTQLVFTSFLSFIWVKHKFTPYSINAVVVIIMGSVLLGLTRSSDRPTGVTNSQYLLGFFISVGAAAIFGFVMVSTQVAFKKANQAMTYSIGLQFQVFVAVFATLFCTVGGIINQDFKGMHKEASQFGLGAKTYYWVLISNMVVWQLMFIGRAGIILYTSSLFAGVMTAVFLAFSQIAAVITLHENFTGEKGMALALTLWGFTSYFYGSHRYTRKPKVETP is encoded by the exons ATGGTCGACGCTGAAAGTAATGAAGAGTTCACCAAAGAAAATAGTAATAAAGAAGAGGGTTACCATGAATCTTCAAACATCAGGTCTTCAAGTGTAATGAGATGGGGATTACTCTTAATAAGCTGCATATGTGGTTTTATAGGTACGGTTGGAGGACCTTTACTGCTTAGACTCTATTTCATGCATGGAGGCAGCCGGAGATGGTTGTCAAGTTGGCTAGACATGTCAGGGTTTCCCATTCTATTCATCCCACTCACAATCCTTTATTTTAGACGCGATCGTACACTACCTAATATCGACTTCTTTGCTTCTCGAAAGCTTTTACTATGTGCTGCTCTAATAGGCATAGCTCAAGGAATTGGCAATTTTATGTATTCTTATGGTATATCGTTCCTCCCTGTATCAACGATATGTCTCCTTGTTACCACCCAACTTGTATTTACCTCCTTCCTTTCATTCATTTGGGTTAAACATAAGTTTACTCCGTATTCAATAAACGCAGTTGTGGTTATTATAATGGGTTCTGTACTACTCGGTTTAACAAGGTCCAGTGATCGCCCCACTGGAGTTACAAATTCTCAATACTTGTTGGGTTTCTTCATAAGTGTTGGTGCAGCTGCAATTTTCGGGTTCGTTATGGTGAGCACTCAAGTGGCTTTCAAGAAGGCCAATCAAGCCATGACTTATTCTATTGGGTTGCAGTTTCAAGTTTTTGTGGCTGTCTTTGCTACGCTATTTTGCACAGTTGGAGGCATCATAAATCAGGATTTCAAG GGAATGCATAAAGAAGCAAGTCAATTTGGATTAGGAGCGAAAACGTACTACTGGGTATTGATTTCAAATATGGTAGTTTGGCAGCTGATGTTTATCGGGAGAGCGGGGATTATACTCTATACCTCCTCACTGTTCGCTGGGGTCATGACTGCAGTTTTTCTTGCCTTTTCGCAAATTGCAGCTGTGATAACACTCCATGAGAATTTCACAGGAGAAAAAGGGATGGCCCTGGCTCTAACACTTTGGGGTTTCACTAGTTACTTCTATGGTTCTCACAGGTACACCAGAAAACCAAAGGTAGAAACCCCGTGA